The Salvelinus alpinus chromosome 25, SLU_Salpinus.1, whole genome shotgun sequence genomic sequence aggtctagaaggatgagagcagaggagagagagttagctttagcagtgcggagcgcctccgtgatacagagaagagcagtctcagttgaatgactagtcttgaaacctgagtgatttggatcaagaaggtcattctgagagagatagcgggagagctggccaaggacggcacgttcaagagttttggagagaaaagaaagaagggatactggtctgtagttgttgacatcggagggatcgagtgtaggttttttcagaaggggtgcaactctcgctctcttgaagacggaagggacgtagccagcggtcagggatgagttgatgagcgaggtgaggtaagggagaaggtctccggaaatggtctggagaagagaggaggggatagggtcaagcgggcaggttgttgggcggccggccgtcacaagacgcgagatttcatctggagagagaggggagaaagaggtcagagcacagggtggggcagtgtgagcagaaccagcggtgtcgtttgacttagcaaacgaggatcggatgtcgtcgaccttcttttcaaaatggttgacgaagtcaactgcagagagggaggaggggggagggggaggaggattcaggagggaggagaaggtggcaaagagcttcctggggttagaggcagatgcttggaatttagagtggtagaaagtggctttagcagcagagacagaagaggaaaatgtagagaggagggagtgaaaggatgccaggtccgcagggaggcgagttttcctccatttccgctcggctgcccggagccctgttctgtgagctcgcaatgagtcgtcgagccacggagcgggaggggaggaccgagccggcctggaggataggggacatagagagtcaaaggatgcagaaagggaggagaggagggttgaggaggcagaatcaggagataggttggagaaggtttgagcagagggaagagatgataggatggaagaggagagggtagcgggggagagagagcgaaggttgggacggcgcgataccatccgagtaggggcagtgtgggaagtgttggatgagagcgagagggaaaaggatacaaggtagtggtcggagacttggaggggagttgcaatgaggttagtggaagaacagcatctagtaaagatgaggtcgagcgtattgcctgccttgtgagtagggggggaaggtgagagggtgaggtcaaaagaggagaggagtggaaagaaggaggcagagaggaatgagtcaaaggtagacgtggggaggttaaagtcgcccagaactgtgagaggtgagccgtcctcaggaaaggagctaatcaaggcatcgagctcattgatgaactctccgagggaacctggagggcgataaatgataaggatgttaagcttgaaagggctggtaactgtgacagcatggaattcaaaggaggcgatagacagatgggtaaggggagaaagagagaatgaccacttgggagagatgaggatcccggtgccaccaccccgctgaccagaagctctcggggtgtgcgagaacacgtgggcggacgaagagagagcagtaggagtagcagtgttatctgtggtgatccatgtttccgtcagtgccaggaagtcgagggactggagggaggcataggctgagatgaactctgccttgttggccgcagatcggcagttccagaggctaccggagacctggaactccacgtgggtcgtgcgcgctgggaccaccagattagggtggccgatgccacgcggtgtggagcgtttgtatggtctgtgcagagaggagagaacagggatagacagacacatagttgacaggctacagaagagactacgctaatgcaaaggagattggagtggcaagtggactacgcgtctcgaatgttcagaaagttaagcttacgtagcaagaatcttattgactaaaatgattaagatgatacagtactgctgaagtaggctagctggcagtggctgcgttgttgactttgtaggctagctggcagttgttgactttgtaggctagctggcagtggctgcgttgttgacactacactaatcaagtcgttccgttgagtgtaatagtatctacagtgctgctattcgggggctagctggctagctagcagtgttgattacgttacgttgcgttaaaagaacgacaatagctggctagctaacctagaaaatcgctctagactacacaattatctttgatacaaagacggctatgtagctagctatgtagctagctacgatcaaacaaatcaaaccgttgtactgtaatgaaatgaaatgaaaatgtgatactacctgtggagcgaagcggaatgcgaccgggttgttgagtgcagaagttctattcggtagacgttggctagctgttggctagctagcagtgtctcctacgttaaggacgacagatagctggctagctagcctcggtaaattaagataatcactctaaaactacacactctaaactacacaattatcttggatacgaagacagcaaagacaactatgtagctagctaacactacactaatcaagtcgttcagttgggtgtaatagttgctacagtgctgctattcggtagacggtggacgtttgctagctggctagctgctgggcagatggcagatagcagtgtagactgcgttaggacgacgaaatacgataattacgcaattatctttgatacaaagacggctatgtagctagctaagaagaaattgctaagattagacaaattaaaccgttgtactataatgaaatgtaatgaaatgtaatgaaaagttatactacctgcggaccaaagtgctgctattcggtagacggtggacgtttgctagctggctagctgctgggcagatggcagatagcagtgtagactgcgttaggacgacgaaatacgataattacgcaattatctttgatacaaagacggctatgtagctagctaagaagaaattgctaagattagacaaattaaaccgttgtactataatgaaatgtaatgaaatgtaatgaaaagttatactacctgcggaccaaagtgcgaagTGCGACCGctcgaccgctcgctccaacccaaCCTGTATGTAATAGTTGTTAGCTAAAATACAGTAATGTTACGCTAGCAAAAACATTTTTGGAGTTAATATAGAATTGGCTATGTCATTGAGATCAAGACATAAAATTAAACTGTCCTCAATTTTGAGATGAGTTTCAAAGGAAGAGAACATAATTTCATTTTCATGAATTTGAGTAGAATGTCCTTTAAAAAAGTTAGCGGAAGTGACCTTCTCACAGTAGTTTAACAAAAAAAAACTCCCAAGGGAAGACCCCATGCAGATAAGGTTTTTACAATTTCTCCGTCGTAGGTGAGGCACTCCCGGTACACGCAGTCCAGAAAGACGCTGGTCAGAGTGCCAGTGCCGTAGCGAGACAGCTCCTCCTTACTGAGCATGCCGTTGTGGTCCTTGTCCAGATTCAGGTATTGACCTGCAAGAGGAAACAGATGATCGACCATCTTACCAAGACAGAACAAAGACATCTAGAGtacctttttttattttaacaTTCAGGTATTACCGGCTTCAGATTAGTCCGATGTCTATTAGGCAAAATGTTGAAATCAAATAGCTGCTGCTTACAATAAACTCGAAGAGCAGAGGGTGCAGAGAACCAGTTGGATTCCTGGCTCTTCTTGGAAAGCTCCTCATCTCTTAGCTTAAGTAGATCATCCAAAAAAACTGCAGGCCAAGATGTTTTGAATCTTAATTTCCCCTGGAAATTAACATAAATAAATGGAGCAAGATGTTTGTTTGTAAGAGTGGGCACAGGCAAACAAGTTGTAGGCATGATCAATCATCGGAATCTTACAGATAGGAATACATGTATAAGTCTGCACATTTGACTAGTGTTTCTGGTTAGTTATCTAACCAATCCGTAAAGAATCCAGGAAGAAGAAGAACTTGCGGACAGCGGTGCAGACATAGAAGGAATAGAAGGACGTCTCCAGGCCATCCAGCTGAGGGAGTGTTAGCACAAaacagggcctcccgggtggcgcagtggtcttagACCAggttgctagctgtgccaccagagactctgggttcgagccctagctctgtcgcagccggccgcgaccgggaggtccatggggcgacgcacaattggcctagcgtcgtccgggttagggagggtctggccggtagggatatccttgtctcatcacgcactagcgactcctgtggcgggccgggcgcagtgcgcgctgaccaggtcgctaggtgtacggtgtttcctccgacacattggtgcgcctggcttccaggttggatgcgcgctgtgttaagaagcagtgcggcttgtttGGGTTGTTtctcggaggacgcatggctctcgaccttcgtctctcccgagcccgtacgggagttgtagcaatgagacaagacagtaactactaacaattggataccacgaaattggggagaattaGGGGATcaaatttttaaaaataaaataaaaagtggtggCTCCAAAATGACTAATATGCAGAGTACTCACTTGCACTTTACTCCTGCTTTGTCTCCAAACTTCAGAAAACAGTCATAGCTTATAATTGCCTCTTCTCCTGTCATGGGTGACACTTGGTCCAGCAGAAACCAAAGGATCTATATAACAGAAAGAAGATTTAGGTCAAATAATTAGGTTTGATTACTTGAATAGACTTATGCACTTTTCTGGTGCTTGTAAAGCTTTCTATTTTAATAAACATGTGTTTGATTCTGCCAGATGTTAGTCTCACCTGTAACTCCTCATTTGTTCAGAAGCTCCAGGCTCTTCCTCTGCAGAAAGATGGCTCTGGACTCCTCTCGCAGTTTCTGTCGGAGAACTTCATCCTCTGCAGGAAGCTATATGGGTCACAAAGATAAAAGACTTCATTAAACATGACACACGTCAATAATATCATAATTATTGTAGGCTATAAAGCTGTTAAAAATTGTTGATTAGTTAAAATGTTTAGTTAGAATGTTAGAGATTGTCAGAAAATGCAATTGCTTGCCCTGTAGTAGAAGCGTGGAATGTTCTTGTAGTTCTCTGTGCTGcgtcctcccctccactctgtGTAGTATTTAGTGAAGAGTATTGTCTCGTCTACTTTcttctcctcagtcctctcatGTGAACAGAAATTGATAAGTCAACGTAACATGTTGTCACAATAAGGCTGTGTGAAGGTTCAATCATTGAAATACGTGGGTAGATGGCTAGTGTGGCTACCGGTAGTTAGTTATCTAGCTGGATAGCTACTTCTTACTCAAAAATAAAGaagtaacgttaactagctattCAGGTTTCTATTAAATTTGCCTAGCTAGATACTTAAATAAACACAACCAATATATGGATGCAGCAAACCATTCATGGAGGATGCCAATCTTCTTTTCAAAACCTCTTTCCACACTAACTTATCGTTTGACATTTTACTTCTGTTTATTCGTAATAACAGGAAAAGTAGCTAACCAAAGTTATGATAACTTCTAACTCCAGCGTCTCTAAAATTTCTAAACAATCGTAGCTCGCTTGGGATTGGTCGGCTATCGACGTGACCTCTGAACTGCAATGTCACATGATTGTGACGTCATAAAATGCGACTTTCTGATCACAGGCATGCCTTCTTCTGCAGGTGAATACTCCGTAAAGTGTTATTTAGCTACATTTATTTAGCCAAATTATCATCCAAAACAAGTGCATGTAGATATTGGGCCTCCTGACTCCTTATCGAAATAATAAAACCGGCAAGCTGGTTGTTTGTTTATAGGCAATGTCAATTAAAGtctctagctagctaattagTTTGAACCTCATTTCTCATTTCTGACTTCACTTGACTGTTTTTTGTTTTCAACACAGACATGAGACAGCACATCTGACAGTGTACAGTAGTAGTATATTGTTACTAACTATGAGCTCCCTCCTGATATTAAAAACAAGAATATGTCTGAAATACATTAGCCCACTGTTTAATCCAAGCACTGCTGGCTTTACTCCCCTGAATAATGTGATTAGCAAGCTATCAGTTAGTTCCAGACTTTTATGCACTAAAGGAGGGAGTAGACATGCAGGTAACAACAGGAAAGACGACAGACAGAGGGAATTCAATATCAGAGAGAGGCTCTCTTTTCCCAAGTCAGTGTTTGCTGCTGGGACAGCCAAGAGAACTGCTGAATACCAAAAGAAGAGGGCTGAGGAGGAACCAAACTTCCCCAGAAAGAACAAGAGAGTGGAACCCCCAGACCACCCTCTCACTGCCTCAGAGTGGAAGAGCCTAAAATTGACTTCACCGAATCCTGATCGCTTTGACATCCGGATGATGTCATCAATGCTGGCTGATGGGACAGACATTAACGTGGCCAAGTCCCTGCTGGCCTATGTTGCCATGGATACCGGTACGCTGTCTTACGAGCTGCTACTGCGGTACCTCACCCTGTGTGTCGGCAGCGGCCACCACTCTGAGGTGTTTGACATGTATGATATCATGAGGAGCCGGTTCAGGACATTAGACACTGGAGCCTCCAGCCTGTTCATAAAGGGCTTCAGCAGGACAGAACGCTGGAAGGAGGCGCTGACCATCCTGGAGAACATCAAGAGGGCCATCACGCCATCACCGCGTAACTACGGCGATACCATCGCTGGGGCGGTGCTGCATGGTGACGGTGACACTGCCTGGGCCCTGTATGCTGAGCTGATGGAGAAGGGCCTCATTCCCAACCAGGAGACATGGCAGGCCCTGTTCCAGTGTGGTCTCTCTCATCAGGGCCACGAGGACGGGCTGCAGTCCATCCTGCTCCATATGAGGGACAACCAAATCTATCCCGAGGAGACTCTGGCTAAAGATATCAAAGCTTGGTTTGAGAGGTAAGTCCTGAATATAGGTTACTAAACAGGCCTACAATCACACAATGTTATTGGGACAAAGCATGGGCTGTGCCTATTTTGGTTTGATTATGATATCTTCTCCTGCCAGTCTTCCAGAACAGAAGTGGATTGGCAGCTGGTCCCCCGTAGACCCCAGGTAACAACAAACTTTATTTTCATTTTCTTCATTAAACCATTAGACCTAATGAATTTAGAGTTTGAATCAGCACTTCATACACTACTTCTTCTACTTCTATTCGAAATCTAGATGGCTGGAAAATGTAAATTCTTTATTACCCTCTGACCCTGTTACCTTTGCCTTTTTAACCAGGGGAGTGTGTCGGAGCTGCCAGGCAGAGCTGGAGTCCATCCAGCTGAGTCGGGAGGAGTACGCCCAGCTCAAAGACAGGGTGATGGGGGATGTGATCCAAGGCAGAGACATCTTCAATAAGACCACTCCAGAGGTTTGGGAACCTCTTTTTCTTAGTTTGTCTCCCTCTTGTCCTCTGTCTCTGCATTGATAGTGTCCACACACATTATGCAAATTGTCTACACTACAGATCAGCTTTATGTAATTGGTCAGCCAATCCTTTTGAGTACAGTTGGTTgtaatataaacgcaacatgcaacaatttcaaagattttactgagttacagttcatataaggaaatcagtcaattgaaataaatgaatttggCCGTAATATATGGatttgactgggaatacagatatgcaaatgttggtcacagctaccttaaaaaaaaggtaagggtgtggatcagaaaaccagtcagtatctggtgtgacctccatttgcctcatgcagtgcgacatatctccttcacatagagttgatcaggcttttgattgtggcctgtggaatgttgtcccacctctcctcaatggctgtgcgaagctattgagccgtgcattatcatgctgaaacatgaggtgatggctgcgaatgaatggcatgacaatgggcctcagaatcgcgtcacggtatctctgaattcaaattgccatcgataaaatgcaattgtgttcgttgtccgtagttcatatctgcccataccataaccccaccaccaccatggacaCTCTGTTGAcacaactttgacatcagcaaaccacttgcccacacgatgccatacacacggtctgcggttgtgaagccagttggacatactgccaaattctctaaaatgatgttggaggcagcttatggtagagaaattaacaatcGGTTATCTGACAACAGCacaggtggacattcctgcagtcagcatgccaatttcacgctccctcaaaacttgagacatatgtggcattgtgttgtgtgacaaaactgcacattttagagtggccttttattgtccccagcacaaaatacacctgtgtaatgatcgtgccatttaatgagcttcttgatatgccacacttgcagtggtgtaaagtatttaagtaaaaatactttaaagtactacttaagtagttttctgGGATATCTGTATTtgactttactattcatatttttgactacttttacttcactacattcccaaacaaaattatgtactttttacgccatacattttccctgacacccaaaagtacttgttacattttgaatgcttagcagcacAGGAAAATGgtgaaattcacgcacttatcaagagaacatccctggtcatccatactgcctctgatctggaggactcattaaacacaaatgctttgtttgtaaatgatgtccgactgttggagtgtgccccgtctatccatacattttaaaaactagaaaattgtgccgtctggtttgcttaatttaaggaatttgaaatgatttacactTGTACGTTTACTTTAGtatatttttgcaaatgcatttacttctgatatttaagtatatttaaaaccagatacttttagacttttactccagtagtattttactgggtgactttttcacttttacttgagtcattttctattaaggtatctttacttttactcaagtatgacaatttggtactttttccaccactgcacacttgtcaggtggatggattatcttggcaaatgagaaatgctcaataacagggatgttAGAGATAAATAAGTGAGATGTGAGATAAATgtgagataaataagctttttgtgcttatggaacatttctgggatcttttatttaatctcatgaaacatgggaccgacacttgacatgttgcgtttatatttttgttcagcgtgTAGTTCGACAGCAGAAAATAGTTGAGTACAATGGCCACTAGATAGTGCTAGTGTCGTATCAAAACAAATCTGCACATGTGAATTCAACGACAAGCACTGCAGATTTCTCCACATGCACACATTGAGAATTGCACAAGAAATGTGAAAAACCTATGGCAAAGTTTTATTTTGGATTGAACTATTCCTTTGATGTTTTGGggctacattttttaaatattggtCAAACTTTTCAGCCATTAAATGCAGTGTTTCATGATTCAGTGTTGTTCAGGGCTGATCTTGCTTTACTCTTAGGGTTTGCTGTTGTTTATTAGTGGTTTATCTCCTGAATTAAACAAGATATTTTGCTGCATGAGGGCCAGTTGTATGAGCTTGGGGGTCTACTGATTAAAATAGCAAGTCGTCCTTCAAGGGATCAGGCCTGTTCCACAATTAGATGAGATGATGGGGATTTCCAGTTGCAGAACAtgtatctccccgtctctctctctgcatctgcaCTGAGCCCGCTTTTAGAGTCAGTCAGCACAGCCACACATTTCAAACATTGGTAAAGGCTGGTCAATATGTAAGTGACAAAATACATTTGACCCTTTACTGGCGAAGACCCGTTTCACCTCATTGTAAGGCTATTTGATGATAGCTGCTTGTAGGCTCTTCTCAGGTCAAAATAAGTGTACTGTAACTAGCTTACCTCAATTTGTCATTGTCCTATATGTGGTCATTTATGTTTAAAGTTAAGACTTTCTGGAACGTGGACGTGCCTTCTGTTTCCTGCTATGATGATCACAGGCCGTGTTAGGAGTGTCAACAGTTTGGCCCACATTAGAATATAGTTGAATAGCCCTGTCATAGCCCTTCTAAGGATAGCCGTT encodes the following:
- the LOC139553365 gene encoding mitochondrial ribonuclease P catalytic subunit-like; this translates as MSSLLILKTRICLKYISPLFNPSTAGFTPLNNVISKLSVSSRLLCTKGGSRHAGNNRKDDRQREFNIRERLSFPKSVFAAGTAKRTAEYQKKRAEEEPNFPRKNKRVEPPDHPLTASEWKSLKLTSPNPDRFDIRMMSSMLADGTDINVAKSLLAYVAMDTGTLSYELLLRYLTLCVGSGHHSEVFDMYDIMRSRFRTLDTGASSLFIKGFSRTERWKEALTILENIKRAITPSPRNYGDTIAGAVLHGDGDTAWALYAELMEKGLIPNQETWQALFQCGLSHQGHEDGLQSILLHMRDNQIYPEETLAKDIKAWFESLPEQKWIGSWSPVDPRGVCRSCQAELESIQLSREEYAQLKDRVMGDVIQGRDIFNKTTPEELESFKNFVKRKPAFDVVIDGLNVANIGIKGNQSQTLLEVVSELERQGLVILVLGRKHMQRPSRSWDRHDMSLVQQKAHCFFTDNISEDDPFLLYATLHSGNHCNFVSRDLMRDHKACLPDGATRRLFFKWQRGHQLVLSSYTPGKRVRFQRILSYDTIVQTNGGSWHIPYDENGAERCTYEVPQKWLCLTKAK